The genome window CCACTGCCTTTGTATCAGAcctaaaacaaatgaacaaaggGACTGAATGTGAGAATGTGAGAAGGATGCAGTGAATTCCACTGATTTACCAGTGGAAGTGGATGGCATGTTTGGCAGAGCTCAACAAGCTTCGAAATGACTCCAAGACAAGATATTCCACCACATGGAAAACAAAGACCTACCATAAATACAATAAGAGATCAAAGTGCTTATTGAATACAAGCAAATGGCAAAAAGGCATGTGTAGCTTCATTTGTATGATAATTACAACATCATCTCACTCTTACTCAAGGGAAAGAAAAGGGAGGATGTTTCAACTGAATCCAATGCCACTTACCTTAGCAAACAAGGTCTTGCCTGTGCCTGGAGGGCCATGCATGAGAATGTTCCTGTACATTCCCTTGTTAGCTTTGGTGTTCCTCGTAGAGATGGCAATCTCTCGTAGACGCTCTTCCAGCTTGGGCTGTAAAGAGGACGTTGCCGAAACAGGGACAAAGAGTATCAATTTGAGACCATGCCCACAATTAGATAAACTGCTTAGTTTGGTGAACATATAATGTTCATCTCTAAATGCAGACTCCAAGGCAACATTGAGTTGTGATATCAAATTGAAGGGCAGATACACTGCAGCATTTTGGAATGACTATTTTGTACCTCCTCAACTTGGGATCAAAATCATCTGAGACAGAGATAACACTACACCAAAAGAAGATATAACTAACACACAGAAAATATGTCATACCTTGGATATCAGTGCATTGACATATAATGCAAATGGAAACTGCAGAAACAAAAAGGGGAAAGTCGATCAAAAGACTAGAGACAATACTGACATACAGTGATACACaccattaaaaccaaaacaacaacacagtaACTCTGCAGTTTTCATTCACTCTACCAGTTTAACTTGTATGCCAGCGAAGCATCTTATCACTCACCTCTAAAACCACACCAGCTAGGGCATCCTTTGGGTTGTTGAACAGGCGTTTGGCCACTTGGATAGGATGCCGCACAGCCTCAATCGGTGTTAGCCTTGATGTCTCTCTGACCAGGGAAGGCTTGCCTAACCTAGCCTCAATGTACCTTGCTGCCACCCCGGTTCCCATCTTGGCAGAGTACACACCCAGTGCTAATAAGGTCACTCCTGCAGCCTATATGATGTAAACAACAATTGCACTTAGAACATACACTTCTCTCTTATCCTTTTTACTGCACTTCAGCTGCAAATATTTATCCTGACACAAATAATAAGCTTAAAAATTAGCAAAGATGTAAAACCAATAGTCAGTGAAGAggcatcatttaaaaaaaaaaaaaaaaaatcatataaaagtactgaatattttcaaaataaatcCTGTGGgatatttcatacttttgatAAGATTAGAGTTTAAGGACTTGTCTTTTGGCCAACAGTAATCAGAATTTAATTCCTCTGTGGTATTTATCTGTTTACCCAATGTGTCTGgcattcatttatttgataataCATGCACACCTTTGAGACACACTAATACATTTACATTCTACTAAAGCAAAGTGAGAGCCATCATGCCAATAAACATTACATTACCGTTGCAGTGACACGATCCCAGTCAGATACAAAGCTTCTGAAACCTTCACCAAGTATATTTCCAGCAGTCCTGTTCAGAAGGAACACAACAGTTGAAAATTAAGTTATTACATTTGTACCTGGTTCTCATCTTTCTTCAGCTGATATTACTACATTGCAATAACTaaattaatcacacacacaatcctATGGCACATTTTACGTTGGCATGAACTGCATTTCAGTTTACCGGTAATACATACCAGTATTAACATGTGATAACAATCCCTGACTGCACTTATATccatatacaaaatgtatgtatggtATACATCTAGCAAAGTTATGACCTTAGAGTTGACAAGTGTGGAATCTcatctattaaaaaaacaagaaggtCAAATTCCCACCAGTTTCCGAAAGAAGCATGTAATCAGATATAAGAGCTGAACAGGTTAAAATACTGTGGTCTCACTTGATGGATTGGAGGACTGTTTCCCTGTACTCTGCAGCCTCCAGTCTGATCTGCTCCTTACGGATATCTCTGTTTTCTCTCTCGACTTGAGCCTTGCCCCTCAGCTCTGCCTCAATCTTTTTCATGTCATTCTTCAGTCTCAGCTCTGATTCATATTCCATAGTAGCTGGAGGGAAAAAGAGGAATCCCAAAACAACTCTAATAAAGCAGGTGCAATCACTGCATGATTGAATGCACAAATAATTAATCTTACCATTTAATTCAATAAAgatataaacacaaacacatggaTCTATGCACACAAGGTACATACATTTAAATTAAACATTTCACACTGTacataaagaaaacaataatcCTCCAGCTACAGCACACCATGCACAGCATGTGACTACACACTCTTAATCCTATCAAACTAGCATTTTATCAGCCATTTCACCTGAATTGTGCCTTAATTGTGAGCCTGTAAAATAAAGAGAGGCATTTGAACATGTTTATTTCCACTGGCACTGACCTTTGACACCAAGGACTCAGAAAGGACACAGAGTAATACAGAGATGATTCCTCAAACCTATGATAAATGTGTATCAGGAATACTGTGCTTGAATTAAGCATCATGGGTCATTAGATAATCATCATACACCAGTTGGTACTCACATTTCCTCATGGCCTCCTGCTTTTTCACAGAGTCTTCTTGCTTTGCCAGGTTTTCCTCATTCATTCGTTTctgaaaaatttgaaattgaacaaagaaacaataaacCTCTGTCAAACTCACAGACATAGGCCCCTATTCTGTGAACTTCCAAATCAGTCGAGTGTCCACAGCATGGAAAGCATAATCCCCAGAAAGCTAAATACATGTCACGAAAGAAATGATAGTAATTGATACACAATCCCCTGATCTCATAAAATGTCTCAGGATGCCAGTTTAGGTAAGAGATATATGCCAACATTGGTCAGTTGCAGTTAATGGTTTATgataatttctgaaaaataaTATCACACCAAGTCACTGATGATAATGGAAAACACAGATACTCCACCTTTTTCAAGCATGGCTCAAAAAGCTGCTACAGCCATGCATTAAAAAACCAAAAGGGTTTCCAAATATCCTGGCAGGATCATAAAAGCATTTACTGAGGGAGACAAAAATGGCTTTCCCAGACACATTTTTGGTATAGAAATGTGTGAATAATTGGTATCATTAATACTGTAACTTTACAGCTGAATTCAAGACAAGAAGGCTATCACTACCTATGACTGAACACTTAGAAAAGTGTAATAGAATGTGAGcatacaaaatgataccaatcaatcatatcatatcaaatgtATCAGCTGGGAGCAGCCCCATGCATGCAGCTTGGTAGAAGAAGGGTTAGAATGGGGCTGTCATGCTGCATAATGATTGTTAGTATCATTGTCACTGCCTacatcaacattatcatcatcttgaCAATAATCAACACCATTAAATTTCTTCCAGCATGAAGTCACAGTGGATGGTTCTCTAAACTGTCAACAGACCTGCTGGGAGAGCTGGTCGTCGTAGCGTTTCCTGGCCAGCTGGTCCTGGTACTGGGCTCTCCTCTGATGCTCCTGGGTCTCCTGGGCCAGGGTCTTCCTCTTCTCATCCTGCTGGACTTTGGTCTGCTCAATCTTCATCTGCTCCACTGCTCCCTCATACTCCTATTAGAgaggaaggggagggagaggtTGGAAGAGTCATATAGAAAATATTTGTGAATGGTTCCACAGATAGACACTGCAGTACTAAAGCTCTTATTATTGCTTTAAAATCAATGCTAAATGATGTCATGTCCCATTTCATATGTTAAGATCTAATTCACACCATACGTAAGCCATTTGAAATCTAACAGCTTGTCAATTTTCTATCTAaaattgtacatatacatacgttTCAGTTGCCTCTCATTCAGTTGAGAAACATGTTAAGCCTAATTTCTGctaaattgttattttcatttcaccCATTTCTAGTAGGAGCACACTACATCTTTCCACTCTGACATGAGTTTTCaggcatttgtttgttttgtttttcctgtctCTCTCAAACCCTAAATTGGCAACTTTTGGCACTGGTCCTTTGAAATCAGTAGGTAATACAAAGAACACATTTGTTTAGGGATGTAGCAGACTCAACTCTTATGATCTCCAATATGAGAGGGGAAAATTATCCAGATAGCAGAGGTTCAAAACATCCAcacattcatgtcaggcatCATATCGATTGTGCACATGAAAAGTGGATCCTGCAGGTAAGAATACAAACATGGAAAACAATCCTAGGTC of Diadema setosum chromosome 15, eeDiaSeto1, whole genome shotgun sequence contains these proteins:
- the LOC140239280 gene encoding ATPase family AAA domain-containing protein 3-B-like: MQEQTKQMEHQVKVKEYEGAVEQMKIEQTKVQQDEKRKTLAQETQEHQRRAQYQDQLARKRYDDQLSQQKRMNEENLAKQEDSVKKQEAMRKSTMEYESELRLKNDMKKIEAELRGKAQVERENRDIRKEQIRLEAAEYRETVLQSIKTAGNILGEGFRSFVSDWDRVTATAAGVTLLALGVYSAKMGTGVAARYIEARLGKPSLVRETSRLTPIEAVRHPIQVAKRLFNNPKDALAGVVLEPKLEERLREIAISTRNTKANKGMYRNILMHGPPGTGKTLFAKKLAMHSGMDYAIMTGGDVAPMGKEGVSSIHKLFDWASTSRRGLLLFCDEADAFLRRRNTEIISEDLRSTLNAFLYRTGEQSNKFMLVLASNQPEQFDWAINDRLDEMVEFDLPGAEERERMVRLYFDKYVIQPASQGRRRLKVGQFDFNEKCSQIAEMTEGLSGREIAKLGVAWQASAFASEDGILTSEMIDARVSDAVKQHRQKLDWHKTEEERYEKLEKLHNVK